A single region of the Streptomyces sp. NBC_01262 genome encodes:
- a CDS encoding DUF5753 domain-containing protein — translation MTRPRLARQQRLLTDEPLRVWAVLAEGALHQEVGGPAVLCEQLRHLEGLTASPNVTIQVIPFRAGAHASMAGPYVILGFPELGASDVVLLDNPSGCMWLEQPPQIAEYQGLWDDVRTRALSPVESAAKITALKTSKEPAAP, via the coding sequence CTGACCAGGCCGCGCCTCGCCCGGCAGCAGAGGCTCCTGACGGACGAGCCATTGCGGGTGTGGGCCGTGCTGGCGGAAGGCGCACTCCATCAAGAGGTTGGCGGACCGGCTGTCCTGTGCGAACAGTTGCGCCACTTGGAGGGCCTGACGGCCTCCCCGAACGTAACGATCCAGGTCATCCCGTTCCGAGCAGGCGCGCATGCCAGCATGGCCGGCCCCTACGTCATTCTCGGCTTCCCCGAGCTGGGGGCATCGGACGTGGTTCTGCTCGATAATCCTTCCGGCTGCATGTGGCTGGAGCAGCCCCCACAGATCGCCGAATACCAGGGTCTCTGGGACGACGTCCGCACTCGGGCTCTGTCACCCGTCGAGTCCGCAGCCAAGATCACCGCGCTGAAAACGAGCAAGGAGCCCGCAGCACCATGA
- a CDS encoding DUF397 domain-containing protein has translation MTETAATPPSHWRKSSYSGGNNECMEVAALVTGGIAVRDSKAPEGPVLAFGAGAWQAFVEEAREHLIGSAWARDRIFGSK, from the coding sequence ATGACCGAGACAGCCGCGACGCCCCCATCCCACTGGCGTAAAAGCAGCTACAGCGGCGGCAACAACGAATGCATGGAGGTTGCCGCCCTCGTAACGGGCGGCATCGCGGTCCGCGATTCCAAGGCCCCGGAGGGGCCGGTGCTGGCCTTCGGGGCGGGCGCCTGGCAGGCGTTCGTGGAGGAAGCGCGGGAGCACCTCATTGGCTCTGCGTGGGCCCGCGATCGAATATTTGGGTCCAAGTAA
- the meaB gene encoding methylmalonyl Co-A mutase-associated GTPase MeaB, translating into MLDVPTLVEQARQGRPRAVARLISLVEGASPQLRDVMAALAPLTGGAYVVGLTGSPGVGKSTSTSALVSAYRRAGKRVGVLAVDPSSPFSGGALLGDRVRMSDHASDPGVFIRSMATRGHLGGLAVAAPQAIRVLDAAGCDIVLVETVGVGQSEVEIAAQADTCVVLLAPGMGDGIQAAKAGILEIGDLYVVNKADRDGADSTARELNNMLALGESRAPGDWRPPIVKTVASRGEGIDEVVASLEKHRAWMEEHAVLAARRRRRAALEVEHIAVTALRERIGDLHGDRRLDALADRIMGGELDPYAAADELIASLTER; encoded by the coding sequence ATGCTGGACGTCCCCACCCTTGTCGAGCAGGCACGGCAGGGCCGCCCCCGTGCCGTCGCCCGCCTGATCTCCCTCGTGGAGGGGGCGTCCCCGCAGCTGCGTGACGTCATGGCCGCGCTCGCGCCGCTCACCGGCGGCGCGTACGTGGTCGGCCTCACCGGCTCCCCGGGCGTAGGCAAGTCCACGTCCACGTCGGCCCTCGTCTCGGCCTACCGCCGGGCCGGCAAGCGCGTCGGCGTCCTGGCCGTCGACCCCTCCTCGCCCTTCTCCGGCGGAGCCCTCCTCGGCGACCGCGTACGCATGTCCGACCACGCCTCCGACCCCGGCGTCTTCATCCGCTCCATGGCCACCCGAGGCCACCTCGGCGGCCTCGCCGTGGCCGCCCCCCAGGCCATCCGCGTCCTCGACGCCGCCGGCTGCGACATCGTCCTCGTCGAGACCGTCGGCGTCGGCCAGTCCGAGGTCGAGATCGCCGCCCAGGCCGACACCTGCGTCGTCCTCCTCGCCCCCGGCATGGGCGACGGCATCCAGGCCGCCAAGGCCGGCATCCTCGAAATCGGCGACCTCTACGTCGTCAACAAAGCCGACCGCGACGGCGCCGACTCCACCGCCCGCGAGCTCAACAACATGCTCGCCCTCGGCGAATCCCGCGCCCCCGGCGACTGGCGACCCCCCATCGTCAAAACCGTCGCCTCCCGCGGCGAAGGCATCGACGAAGTCGTCGCCTCCCTCGAAAAACACCGCGCCTGGATGGAAGAGCACGCCGTCCTCGCCGCCCGCCGCCGCCGCCGCGCCGCCCTCGAGGTCGAGCACATCGCCGTCACCGCCCTCCGCGAGCGCATCGGCGACCTCCACGGCGACCGCCGCCTCGACGCCCTCGCCGACCGCATCATGGGCGGCGAACTGGACCCCTACGCGGCGGCGGACGAGCTGATCGCGAGCCTGACGGAGCGCTGA
- a CDS encoding acetyl-CoA C-acetyltransferase produces MIVAGARTPMGRLLGSLRGFSGAQLGGIAIKAALDRAGISGDQVQYVIMGQVLQAGAGQMPARQAAVNAGIPMNVPSLTINKVCLSGLDAIALAAQLIRAGEFDVVVAGGQESMTNAPHLLPKSREGFKYGAIEMLDAMAYDGLTDAFDNIPMGESTDKHNTRLGLGRAEQDEIAALSHQRAAAAQKNGLFEAEITPVEIPQRKGEPVVFSQDEGIRAETTAESLGKLRPAFTKDGTITAGTSSQISDGAAAVVVMSKAKAEELGLEWIAEIGAHGNVAGPDNSLQSQPSNAIAHALKKDGLSVSDLDLIEINEAFAAVAVQSMKDLGVTPEKVNVNGGAIALGHPIGMSGARVVLHLALELQRRGGGVGAAALCGGGGQGDALIIRVPGK; encoded by the coding sequence GTGATCGTCGCGGGAGCGCGTACGCCCATGGGCCGCCTCCTCGGGTCCTTGCGCGGCTTCAGTGGCGCCCAACTGGGTGGCATCGCCATCAAGGCCGCCCTCGACCGGGCGGGGATCAGCGGCGACCAGGTCCAGTACGTGATCATGGGCCAGGTCCTGCAGGCGGGCGCCGGGCAGATGCCGGCCCGCCAGGCCGCCGTCAACGCCGGCATCCCGATGAACGTCCCCTCGCTCACCATCAACAAGGTGTGCCTGTCCGGGCTCGACGCCATCGCCCTGGCCGCCCAGCTGATCCGCGCCGGTGAGTTCGACGTCGTCGTGGCCGGCGGCCAGGAGTCCATGACCAACGCCCCGCACCTGCTGCCCAAGTCCCGCGAGGGCTTCAAGTACGGCGCCATCGAGATGCTCGACGCGATGGCCTACGACGGCCTCACCGACGCCTTCGACAACATCCCGATGGGCGAGTCCACCGACAAGCACAACACCCGCCTGGGCCTCGGCCGCGCCGAGCAGGACGAGATCGCCGCACTGTCCCACCAGCGCGCCGCCGCCGCCCAGAAGAACGGCCTGTTCGAGGCCGAGATCACCCCCGTCGAGATCCCGCAGCGCAAGGGCGAGCCGGTCGTCTTCAGCCAGGATGAGGGCATCCGCGCCGAGACGACCGCGGAGTCCCTGGGCAAGCTCCGCCCCGCCTTCACCAAGGACGGCACGATCACCGCCGGCACCTCCTCGCAGATCAGCGACGGCGCCGCCGCGGTCGTCGTGATGAGCAAGGCCAAGGCCGAGGAGCTCGGCCTTGAGTGGATCGCCGAGATCGGCGCCCACGGCAACGTCGCCGGCCCGGACAACTCGCTCCAGTCCCAGCCGTCCAACGCGATCGCCCACGCCCTGAAGAAGGACGGCCTGTCCGTCTCCGACCTCGACCTCATCGAGATCAACGAGGCCTTCGCCGCGGTTGCCGTCCAGTCCATGAAGGACCTGGGCGTGACCCCCGAAAAGGTGAACGTGAACGGCGGTGCGATCGCCCTCGGTCACCCGATCGGGATGTCCGGCGCCCGTGTCGTCCTGCACCTCGCCCTTGAGCTGCAGCGGCGCGGCGGCGGCGTCGGCGCGGCCGCCTTGTGCGGTGGCGGCGGCCAGGGCGATGCTCTGATCATCCGCGTGCCCGGCAAGTAA